The Spirosoma sp. SC4-14 DNA window CATTTTTCTGGATCGTTACCGAGAAATCTTCAAAATTGAAGTTACGGGCAAAATAGCTCGGCCAGTTTACCCAAATACCATCGTCTTTTTTCAGAACGGCATCTTCCCAGTTCCAGCCATCGGTCATCATAACGCTCGAACTCCCCGATACCGTACCCCCCTGGGGCATAGCCTGCGTCAGTAGCACACCGTTGTTACGGATGGTCGGAATGATTTCAGAATCGGTGTTATACGCAATCAGTGCCCGAACGTTCGGATTCAGTTCACCAATTTCCTGCTTATCGACCGTAGCCTTAACGGCACCAATTTCCTGCAAACCAACCGTAGAAGCAGGCGAAATAAGGCCCGGATATACGTGTTTACCCGATACACTAATCACCTCAGCACCCGCCGTTGGCGTACTGCCATCGCCAACGGCGGTAATAACGCCTTTATCGAAGACAACAACGCCATTCTGAATTACCTGTCCATTACCGATATGGATGGTCGCGCCAGTTAGTGCAATGGCCCGCTCCTGCGGTCTGGCCGGTGCGGGATTCTGGGCATAACTCGTAAGCACGCCCAGAGTGAGTATTGATGTAAGTATTTTTTTCATGTTCGTTCGTGGGAAAGGTTAAGTTTATGATTTATCGTTTATGGTTGCGCTGCATGAGTAGGATGTATACCAATAAGCGGGGCAACCATAAACCCAAAACCATAAACCATCTCCCCTATTTAATTTCTTCTTCGCCTTCTGCCATAACCCCTTCAATGTCTTCGCAATGCCACATACGCGACCGCCGGAATGTTGGTCGCTGGGTTGGCGTACCGCTGGCTTTAGCCGCCAGCGTTTTCTGAATCAATCGAGCCCGTTCTGCCTGCATGGCATCGCGCTTGGCTTCTTCGTCTTTCTGGCTGAAATAAATAGCCCCTTCGATCATGGTAAATTCCGGGCGGGCATAAATTGAAAGTGGGTGTGTATTCCACAGAACCAGATCGGCATCTTTCCCGATTTTCATACTACCCATGCGATTGTCGAGATGAAGAAGTTTAGCGGGATTCAGCGTCACCATTTTCCAGGCATCTTCTTCCGCCACACCACCATATTCGACAGTTTTGGCCGCTTCCTGGTTCAACCGACGTGCCATTTCGGCATCATCGGAGTTGATTGATACCGTTACGCCCTGGCTCTGCATCAGCGCTGCATTGTAGGGAATGGCATCGTGAACCTCCATTTTATAAGCCCACCAGTCGGCAAACGACGAGCCCCCAACACCGTGTTTCGCCATTTTGTCGGCCAGTTTATAGCCTTCCAGAATGTGCGTGAATGTGTTGACCTTAAAGCCCAGCGAATCGGCCACTTTAAGCAGCATATTGATCTCTGACTGCACATACGAGTGACAGGTAATGAACCGCTTGGCAGCCAGAATTTCGGCCAGGGCATCGAGTTCGATATCGCGACGGGGCGGAACGGCGGTAGCTTTCTCTTTTGCTCCTAGCTTATTATAATCAGCCCAGCTTTTGGCGTATTCTTTTGCCCGTGTAAAATGATCCATATAAACCTGCTCTACACCCATCCGCGATTGAGGAAAACGGTAGCCAGCACTTGGATTGTTCGACTGTTTTACGTTTTCGCCCAACGCAAATTTGATAAAGCCATCGGCTCCTTTAATCATCATGCCTTCTGGCGATTCTCCCCATTTCAGCTTAACAATGGCCGATTGCCCACCAATCGAGTTTGCCGATCCATGCAGCAGTTGAGAGGCCGTAACGCCACCCGCCAGTTGTCGATAGATGTTCACATCTTCGGAGTTAACGACATCCGACATTCGTACTTCGGCCGAGCTGGTCTGACCACCTTCGTTAATGGTCAGCAAGGCAATGTGTGAGTGTTCGTCGATAATGCCTGTGGTGAGGTGTTTTCCCGTTCCGTCGATCACGTTCGCATTGGCCGGTGCCGTCAGGTTTTTACCAACTTTCGAAATTTTCCCATCCGTAACCAACACATCGGTATTGGTCAGGATACCTTCTTTTTCGTTGGTCCAGACTGTAGCGTTCTTAACCAGTACCGTTTCGGCTTTGGGCTTTTCCAGATTTCCCATGCCCACAAATGGATAAACAACGGCCGTGGATGAAGTAGCCGAGGTTGACCGGGCCGCCGTAACGGCCGTTGTCGACTGGGGTGCTTCGCCCGATTTGGTAGCCGACCAGGTTATAGATTTTCCGTCGGGGGTTTCGCCATCGCCTTTAATGCTGGTTGGCGACGTAAAATACCCCGTCAAACGGGTCGTACCAGAACCCGGACGACGGCTGAGCTGGGTCTGAATCGAGATAATTTCGCCACTAACCGCCACTTTAGGCGTAATCTTGGTTGTGTCGACCAGAATCTGGTATTCGGGCTTATCGGCCGTTTTGCCAGTAATGTTCAGTTTGACATTACTCTGACTACCGATAGTAAGCTGCCAGCTTCCACGCAGATCGAGCGCATCTTTTGGGTTGACAATAAACTGCTTTCCGCGAATCCAGTTT harbors:
- a CDS encoding amidohydrolase family protein, giving the protein MMRHFLTALLAAGLAYSAVAQTTFPRNGVYDERPGLYAFTNATIVVDPQTTLQNATLLIRDGRVEAVGTAVSVPAGTVIADLKGKRIYPALIDIYSDYGMPEIPRAAPGGRGSGAPQIESNKKGAYYWNQAVQPENSGSLLFKVVPAKADELRKLGFGAVLTHPHDGIVRGTGALVTLSDDRENTLVLKSEAAAHYSFSKGTSRQSYPNSLMGSVALLRQAMYDADWYKRGGSKEQSNLSLDALNHNLALPAIFEAGDKLGILRADKIGDEFGVQYIIKGSGDEYQRLNEIKATGASLIVPINFPQPYDVEDAWDADNVALSELKHWEMAPMNAGRLASANVPFALTTSGLRNTNEFWANLRKAIENGLSEQKALEALTTVPAKLLKADDMVGSLQKGRIANFIITSGNLFSPDNVIYENWIRGKQFIVNPKDALDLRGSWQLTIGSQSNVKLNITGKTADKPEYQILVDTTKITPKVAVSGEIISIQTQLSRRPGSGTTRLTGYFTSPTSIKGDGETPDGKSITWSATKSGEAPQSTTAVTAARSTSATSSTAVVYPFVGMGNLEKPKAETVLVKNATVWTNEKEGILTNTDVLVTDGKISKVGKNLTAPANANVIDGTGKHLTTGIIDEHSHIALLTINEGGQTSSAEVRMSDVVNSEDVNIYRQLAGGVTASQLLHGSANSIGGQSAIVKLKWGESPEGMMIKGADGFIKFALGENVKQSNNPSAGYRFPQSRMGVEQVYMDHFTRAKEYAKSWADYNKLGAKEKATAVPPRRDIELDALAEILAAKRFITCHSYVQSEINMLLKVADSLGFKVNTFTHILEGYKLADKMAKHGVGGSSFADWWAYKMEVHDAIPYNAALMQSQGVTVSINSDDAEMARRLNQEAAKTVEYGGVAEEDAWKMVTLNPAKLLHLDNRMGSMKIGKDADLVLWNTHPLSIYARPEFTMIEGAIYFSQKDEEAKRDAMQAERARLIQKTLAAKASGTPTQRPTFRRSRMWHCEDIEGVMAEGEEEIK